The DNA region CGAACTGGAAAAAGAGCTCGACCTGCTGCTGGATGACCTGAACATCGCCCATCTGCGCAACAGCAATGCCCTGTCGCTGTCCGGCGGCGAGCGGCGCCGGGTGGAAATTGCCCGCGTGCTGGCCACGCGGCCACGCTTCATCCTGCTGGATGAACCCTTTGCCGGGGTCGATCCGATTGCCGTCATCGACATCCAGAAGATCATTTCCTTCCTCAAGGAACGCGGTATCGGCGTACTGATCACCGACCACAACGTGCGAGAAACACTGCGGATCTGCGACCGCGCCTACATCATCAGCGACGGTGCCGTGCTGGCTGCCGGCGAGCCGGAAACACTGGTCAACGACGAGCGGGTACGCAAAGTCTACCTGGGCGAGCATTTCCATCTGTAAACCATCATG from Paludibacterium sp. B53371 includes:
- the lptB gene encoding LPS export ABC transporter ATP-binding protein, which encodes MTDSVLTVQRLKKRYKNRTVVKDVSLQIKSGEVVGLLGPNGAGKTTSFYMIVGLVGADDGEITINEQSITHMPIHRRARLGLGYLPQEASIFRKMTVDENIRAILEITGFKKDELEKELDLLLDDLNIAHLRNSNALSLSGGERRRVEIARVLATRPRFILLDEPFAGVDPIAVIDIQKIISFLKERGIGVLITDHNVRETLRICDRAYIISDGAVLAAGEPETLVNDERVRKVYLGEHFHL